The following nucleotide sequence is from Halomonas chromatireducens.
CTCTTCTGTTCGGGCCAGCCAACTGGCGGGCCCGATTTGTTGTTTTTATGTAACAAAGCCTGGCAGGGGTGGAATATTAGCTACCCTGAAAGTCAGGGTGACCAATAATCTGCTATCGGGTAATGAGGGGGAGTGGCATGGAAGACCCGGATACCTTGGCACCGGAGGAGCGTAAGAAGAAGGAGCTAAAGTTGTTCCTCTTCATTGCTATTTTGCTGTTTCCGATCCTGGCGATAGCCCTGGTCGGAAGCTTCGGCTTCTCCGTATGGATTTACCAGACCTTCACCGGCCCACCCGGGCCCCCGGGCTGAGGGCCGCATGACAAAAACGAATAACAACAGACGTCGGCAATTCTTTCGCTCCCTTGGCGGACATGGCCCGATCCAGCGGCCTCCCTGGACCGGCGATGACTTCACCGAGCGCTGCGTTCGCTGTGCAGCCTGTATCGACGCCTGCCCCGAGCAGGTGCTGTTCCACGGCGGGGGCGGCTATCCCGAGATCCGTTTCAAGCACGAAGGCTGCACCCTGTGTCGCGCCTGTGTCGACGCCTGCGACGAGCCTGTCTTCGATATCCGGCGCAACGCCTTTCCCTGGCGAGCCCGCATCGAAGCCCACTGCCTGGCACTGGCCGATATCCACTGCCAGAGCTGCCAGGATGCCTGTGAATGGCATGCGATCGCCTTTCCCCCGCAGTTGGGGCGCCCCCCCAAGCCGCGGCTGAACCTCGAGGCCTGTACCGGCTGCGGTGCCTGCCAGGCCCAGTGTCCCAATCACGCCATCACAATGACAAGCGAGGAGATGGCCCATGCCGAATGATGCCCTGCATATCGCCAGTTTTCTGGTCCATGTCCAACCGGAGGAGTGCAAGACGGTGGCGCAATGGCTGGCTGCCCAGCCCGACAGTGAGATTCGTGCCGAGGATCCGTCCGGCAAGCTCGTGGTGGTGATGGAGAGTGAGCGAGAGGGCCGCATTCTCGACCTGATCGATGCGGTTCAAACCCGCCCCGGCGTGCTGGGTGCGGCCCTGGTCTATCACCAGATGCTCGAGCCTGGTACCGCCGATGAACCCGCCGACTCCGTGGAACAACAAGCCCCAGCAGAAGGGATGCCGACATGAAGTTGACTCGCCGTGAATTTGCCAAGGCCAATGCGGCAGCCGTTGCGGCTGCCACCGCCGGAATGGTCCTGCCGGCCGGTGCCAGTAACCTGATCACCAACGCCGAACTGACGCAGCTCAACTGGAACAAGGCACCCTGTCGCTTCTGTGGGGTGGGTTGCAGTGTGATGGTGGGCACCCAGAACAACCGTATCGTTGCCACTCACGGCGATGCCCAGTCGGAGGTCAACCGTGGGCTCAACTGCGTGAAGGGCTACTTCCTTTCCAAGATCCTCTACGGTCAGGACCGGTTGCAGCAGCCGATGTTACGCAAGCGCAACGGCGTCTACGACAAGCGGGGCGACTTCGAACCGGTCTCCTGGGACGAGGCCCTTGACCTGATGGCCGACAAGTTCAAGAGTGCCATTCGGGAACACGGCCCCGACAGCGTCGCCATGTTCGGCTCCGGACAGTGGACCATCTGGGAAGGCTATGCGGCCAGCAAGCTGTTCAAGGCAGGGCTGCGCACCAACAACATCGACCCCAACGCTCGTCACTGCATGGCCTCGGCGGTGTTCGCCTTCATGCGCACTTTCGGCTCTGATGAGCCCATGGGCGTCTACGACGACATCGAGCATGCCAATGCCTTCGTGCTGTGGGGCTCCAACATGGCGGAGATGCACCCGATCCTGTGGACCCGGGTCACCGACCGCCGGCTCTCATTTCCTGACACTCGGGTAGCCGTGCTCTCTACCTTCGAGCACCGCAGCTTCGACCTGGCCGACATCCCCATGGTGATGAAGCCCAATGCCGATGTGGTGATCCTCAACTACATCGCCAACCACATCATCCAGACCGACCGGGTCGATCGTGACTTCGTCGATAGCCATACGAACTTCGTACGCGCCGTGGACGACATCGGCTACGGCCTGCGGGACGAACATCCGCTGCAGCAGGCAGCCGCCAACGCCGATGACCCCAACCGCTGGACAGAGATGAGTTTCGACGAATTTGCCGACCATGTCTCTGACTTTACCCTGGAGCGGGCGGCGCGGGAGTCCGGCGTCTCCGAGAGCCGGCTCGAGCAGATGGCGGAGCTCTATGCCGACCCCGATATCAAGGTGATGACCTTCTGGACCATGGGTGTGAACCAGCACACCCGCGGCGTGTGGGTGAACAACCTGATCTATAACCTGCACCTGCTGACCGGCAAGATTTCCGAGCCCGGCAACAGCCCCTTCTCGCTGACCGGCCAGCCATCGGCTTGCGGCACGGCTCGTGAGGTAGGCACCTTCGCCCACCGCCTGCCGGCGGACCGGGTGGTCACCAACCCTGAGCACCGCGCCTTTGCCGAGGAGGTCTGGAAGCTTCCCGAGGGAACTATCCCCAGCAAGGTGGGTTTCCACGCAGTCGAGCAAAGCCGCAAGCTGAAGGATGGCGAGATCAAGGTCTACTGGACCCAGGTGTGCAACAACATGCAGGCAGGGCCCAATACCCAGCAGGAGATCCTGCCGGGCTGGCGTAATCCAGAGGCCTTCGTCATCGTCTCCGATATCTATCCCACCGCCTCGGCACAGGCCGCCGACCTGATCCTGCCGGCTGCCTCCTGGGTGGAGAAGGAAGGTGCCTTCGGCAACTCCGAGCGTCGCACTCAGTTCTTCCACCAGCTGGTCGATGCACCGGGAGAGGCCCGCTCAGACCTCTGGCAGCTGGTCGAGTTCTCCAAGCGCATCCGGGTCGATGAGGTATGGCCTTCCGAGCAGCTTGAAAAGGCTCCTGAGCTCCGGGACAAGACCCTTTTCGATCTGCTCTACGCCAACGGGCAGGTGGATCGCTACCCGCTCTCGGACATGGAGGAGGGCTACGCCAACCGGGAAGCGGAAGCGTTCGGCTTCTATATCCAGAAGGGGCTGTTCGAGGAGTACGCCCGCTTCGGTCGTGGCAAGGGCAAGGACCTGGACGACTTCGATAACTACCACCAGAACCGCGGCAAGCGCTGGCCGGTAGTAGACGGGGAGGAAACCCTGTGGCGCTATCGCGAAGGACTCGACCCCTATGTAGAGGAGGGGCGGGGCGTGCAGTTCTATGCCAAGCCTGATGACCGGGCGCTGATCTTCGCCGTACCCGACGAGCCGCCCCCCGAATCGCCGGACGATGAATTTCCCTACTGGCTCTCGACCGGACGGGTGCTGGAGCATTGGCATACTGGTTCGATGACACGCCGGGTCCCCGAGCTGCATCGAGCGGTACCGGCGGCGTTGCTGTACATGCATCCCGAAGATGCCCGTGCAGAGGGTATGCGGCGCGGCAGCGAGGTGAAGGTGATCAGCCGGCGCGGCGAGGTGCGTCTGCGGGTCGAGACACGGGGCCGGGTTACCCCGCCGCAGGGGCTGGTCTACGTGCCCTTCTTCGATGCCAATCGGCTGATCAATAACGTGGTGCTGGATGCCACGGACCCGATCTCCAAGCAGACGGACTTCAAGAAGTGTGCGGTCCGTCTGGAACTGATCAGCCTGGCCTGAGGCCGAGACGCAAGGAGAAATGCAATGAAATGGCTCACACTGCTCAGTCTTGCGCTGGCGCTGGTCGTCGCCGGCCTGGTAATCGCCGAAGAGCACCGCGACGATTCTGCACCGGACGGCCTGCGTCCGGGTGGTACCCTCAGCCAGTCCCTGCCGGCTCCACCGCTGGCCGGCGAGCCCCGGGACGCGGGGCGTGAAGTGCTCAACTACCCCGAGCAGCCCCCGGTCATTCCCCACGGCATTCGCGACTATCAGGTCGATGCCCGTGCCAATCGCTGCCTGACCTGCCACAGCCGCAGCGAGGCGGTACAGGCCGGCGCCCCCATGGTCAGCATCAGCCACTTCCGTGACCGTCATCAGCAGGTGCTGGCGGCGGTATCGCCGGACCGCTACTTCTGCACCCAGTGTCATGTGCCTCAGACCGATGCCAGTCCCATCGTCCCCAACACCTTCCTCACCGTCGACGAGGTGCTGGGCGACATGCTCCGGGAGCGGCGTGATGGGGGTGGACAATGAAGCGCTGGCTGGCCAGTTACTGGCGTATCCTGTCTCGCCCCAGCATGCACTTCAGCCTGGGATTCCTGACGCTGGGGGGCTTCATTGCCGGGGTCTTCTTCTGGGGTGGCTTCAATACCGCGGTGGAGGCCACCAATACCCAGCAGTTCTGCATCTCGTGTCACGAGATGGAGCGCAACCCCTACCGGGAAATGCAGGGCACCATCCACGACGTCAACCGCTCCGGGGTCGGCGCTCAGTGTGCGGACTGCCATGTCCCACACGGCTGGACCCACAAGATGGCGCGAAAGATGGAGGCTTCCAAGGAGGTCTGGGGCTGGATCTTCGGTACCATTCGCACCGAAGAGCAGTTCGAGGACAAGCGGCGTGAGCTGGCAGAGAGGGAGTGGACCAGGCTCGAAGCCAACGACTCACTGGAGTGTCGCAACTGTCACGACTTCGACTCGATGGACTTTACCATGCAGAGTTCCAGGGCGGCTCGTGCACACTCGACCACGCTCGCCGAGGGAGAGGCGACCTGCATAACCTGCCACAAGGGCATCGCCCACGAGCTACCGGACATGAGCGACTACCACGGTACCGCCACCAGGCTACCCGACATCGAATCCTGGGTGGCGCACCTGGAGCGGGATGCTCCGGCGCATGGGCACTCGAGCAACTGACCCCTACCTCCTAACCGAAGAGCCCGGCAGATTCGCAGCTCAATTGATCGTGGTGCGAATCTGCCGGGCTTTTTTCTGCAGCAGCGGCCTGCAGCAGCGGCAGGTACTCCTGCATCAGGGTGTCGATATCCACGCGAGCGGCATTGGTGCTGATATTGATACCACCCAACAAGGCGCTGCGTCTCGATTGCAATACCCTGGCTTCGTCGAATGCGGCCCTGGGGGAACGCACCGTGTCGCTGTGCGAGCAGTACGAGCGTCCAGTGGCTGACCTGACAGCAGGCTCGCGAAATATTGGGTCTTGCGGCTGGCTGATGACCAGGTACGGCTGCTGATTTGGCGTTGCAGGCTGGTGAGGCATACGCTGATTAAAGGGACGCAGGGTTATCACGGGCGACATGGATCGAGTCGATATGCAACGCAATGAAGCCGAGAGAAGTGCCGACGTCATCGTGGTGGGTGCCGGCCTGGCCGGCCTTTCAGCGGTGCGGGAGCTCGAAGCGGCTGGACTGAGCTGCCAGGTAGCGGAGGCGCAGGGCCGTGCTGGCGGGCGTGTCCGCTCCTCAACCGGTGAAAACGGCTACCCGATCGAAGAAGGGGCCCAGTTTCTGAATCAGGACATGACGGGCCTCGTCGAGCTGGTGCATGAAGCCGGAATGGAGCTGATGGTGAGCTCGGAAGGCGCGACGGCGGGCCTCGGGGCATCGGGGGTCATTGGAACAGATGATTGGTTGGGGGCGATGGATGAGGCATGGCCCGACCTGGTGTCCTATGCGGGCTATCAGAGTGGTCGCCCCGACCGCTCGGTCGCCGAGCTGATTCAGGAGATTACCTCTGACGCCAAGGGCGCCGCTCTCATGAAAAGCTCGCTCTGTGAGCTGTTATGCCATGAACTCTCCGATATCAGCGCCCAAGGCGTGCTGGAAATCTATGCCAGGTATGACTCGCAGCGAGAGGATGGGGAATGTCAGGTGACAGGCCCCCTCGCTACCGTCGTCGCCCGGCTTGTCGATGGCCTGTTACGTGTGCCTCATTACCACACGGCCGCGATGGCTGTGTCGAGAGTGGCAGGGCCGGGTGGTGATGCATTCGATGTCGCCACCTCTCATGGTGCCTATCGCGCCGGCGCTGTCATCCTGGCGGTGCCACCGGTCGCCGCCCGTGAGATCGAACTCCCCCCGCCTCTGGCAGACGAGGTTTGCGCCGCCCTTGAGAGCTATATACCCGGAGCGATGATCAAGACCACCTTCGTTTATCGTGACGCCTACTGGCGCCAGCCGGCCGACTGGCATGGCGGCCAGCCGATCAGAGAGGTCGTCTGCATCGATCCGATGGGTGTGACTCTCACGGATACGTCGAGGGTGGGAGAAGACGAGGCACGTTTGACGATGTTCACCGGCGGGGGACGCGCCCCCGATCTGGCCCAGCTTGCTCAGGCTGAGCGACAATCCGACGCCATCGATCTGCTGGGGCAGGCTTTCGATGACGGTAAGGCAAGGCAACCCATTGAAATGACGGATACCGTCTGGGTCCAACATCCCTGGTGTGGCGGCGGGTATAACGCACACATCCGTTTCGGAGGGATGCCGGATGCTGCGGCACGGCTGCGCGGGGTGGAAGGACGAGTGCTTTTCGCCTGCTCGGAGATCGCTGAGCGGTTCCCGAGTTACATGGAAGGTGCCTTGGATGCCGGCAGATCCTGTGCGGCTCGTTTGCTTAGGCTGCTGCGCTAAGCTTCTTGCCGAGAGGAAACGAACGAGTTGGCAGGTGAAGGTGGCTGGGGCAGACTCTCGAGCTGCGAGAGACCGGGCAGATCAAACATTAGCATGCTCATTAAAAAGTGCTTATGCTGAAGGCAAGGCCCCTTGCCCGCAACGGAGATAGCTCATGGCGACTCGAATCACGACCTCCCGCAGAGAGGACGGCATCACGCTGGTGAGGATCAGCTGCCCTGAACGACGCAACATCCTGGACGAGGCAAGTTACATCCAACTGATGGATGCGCTGGCTTCGGCCGAGGCGGACGATGGGGTCAAGGTCCTGATCATCACGGGCAGCGAGAACTGCTTTACCGCCGGCAACGACCTGGCCAACTACAAGGCACTGGCGGAGGCGACTGAGGTGCCGGCCATCACCTTCCTGCGTCGCCTGCATGCCTTTCCCAAGCCTGCCATTGCCGCTGCAGAGGGTCTCGCCCTGGGGATTGGTTCGTCGATTCTTCTGCACTGCGATTTCGCCTATGCGGGCAATTCCACGAAGTTCTACCTGCCCTTCATCAACTTTGCCCTGACGCCCCTGGGCGCCACGACACATCTGCTGCCCAAGCTGGCCGGTAACAAGTTGGCCAGTGAAATGCTCATGCTCGGAAAATCCCTTTCCGCGTCCCGTGCCTGTGACCTGGGCCTGCTGACTGATACCACCCCCGATGGCAAGGCGCTGGAGCAGGCGATCGACTGTGCCACGCGGCTTGTCGCCAAGCCCTCCGATACGCTGTTGGCCACCAAGGCGCTGCTGCGGGAGAGCGAAGCCGAAGCAGTGGGCCATGCCTTCGACCGGGAAGAAAGGCAGCTGCTGGAGCGGTGCCGCTCCGCGGAAGCCCAGAGTGCCATTGACGCTTTCTTTGCCAAGAAAGCGAGCCACTAGCGATAAGCGTCTAGCCAGCTGCTCGCAACTCCTTGCTGATCTGCTGTAATGAAGGCAAGACCAGCCGCGATAGAAGGGGACGATATGCAGGTACTTCATGTGGCAGTGGACGAGTCCAGGCGCTCATTGCAGGGCATCCACTTGGGCGAGCTGTTACATCGTCAGTGGGGCGGCACCATGGCGTTGGTTTCCGTCGTGGCGTCATCCGACCAGGTGGATAAGCGCCGGGCCGCGCTGCATGATGCGCTAGACCGGCAAGAGCTGGGGGCTTATCGGGAGTCACTCGAGATAGTGACAGGTGATGCCGCCGATGTGCTGGCCGGGCTGGCTTCCGACCCTGGCGAAGGGTTGCTGTGCATGACCTCCCATGGTCGACGCCCGGCGTCCGAGTTATTGCTTGGCAGCGTTGCGGCAGAAACCGTGCGCCGTGCTGGCGCACTGGTGGTGCTTGGCGGCCCCCGGTTCGATCCTGGCAGGCATGGGCGTATCGATACCCTGATGGTCTGCGTCGATGGATCGCGCCCAGCTGAGTCGGTGCTCGAGCCTGCAGTCAATCTGGCCAGGCGACTCGATGCCAGGCTGCAATTGTTGCATGTGGTAGAGGTCGAGACCGATGCGGCATCAGTACTGCCTGGTGGTACGGGGCATGGCGATATCATGGAGTCGGGGTATGTGCAAAGCCTGGCGCGCCGGATTCGCGAGGCGGACGGTTTCGAGGTGGAGTGGGAAGTGCTGCATGGGGACAGCCCTGCAGAGGCTATCCACCGTTACCTGACTCCTTGTACCAATGCCATGGTTGTCATGACGACCCATGGACGCAGTGGTTTTTCACAAGTGGCCACAGGCAGTGTCAGCCGCGAGATATTGCACAAGGCGCACTGTCCGGTGGGGATTATGCGCCCGGTAAAAGGGGGGTGATGGCACTTCTTCGGGAGTTTTCACTATTTCGGATAGCGCACGCTGCGGCGATTCTCCACCAGCACAGCAAGAATCACATTGGCTTCCCGCATGGCCTGTGTGGGGAGCTCGCCCTTGCGACGGGCGCAATGGCGCAGCAAAGCCTACTCCATACTGTGGGTGTTGAAAAAAATTTAAAGACCTCTGCAGCCCAGCCGATAAACCTTTATCACCTTTTGCAAACATGATCGCCAGCGGCGGGTGAGGTCTTGCTTTCGTGAGGCCTGCTTACTCGATGGGTGCGCGACAGCAGGGAGTGCGGGTACCCATGAAGACACCGCAGTGGCTGAGTTGGCGGGGCGCGAGCGATACCGATGCCGGTTCGGGAGCGGATTCGCGGCGGTTTTGGCTGGCCAACTGCTTCTTGATCATCGTTGCGCTGACTTCGCTGGTCTATACCGTGGTCAACTTTTTCCTGTTCGAGGCCATCCTGCTGGCGGCCGTCGAATTGGCCTTCTTCGTCATCGTCGTGCTGGCACTGGCCGACATGCGGGTCAACCGTAATATCGAGCGATCGGCCTGGGTGACGGTGTTGTCCTGTGGCGGCCTCTCGGCGTTCTTCTATTGGTACGTGAAGGCCGATGTCTCGGCGGCGGTATGGACGGTTTTCTTCGCTATCATTAATTTCTTCCTGCTCGGCACGCGCAAGGGCTTGCCAGTCTACTTGGTCTTCTTCGCGGTCATCCTCTCGATGACCGTTGCATACCGAGAAGATTGGGCAGCACTGGCATCGGGAGCCGCACTGACCAATATCCTCGGCGGGATGATGGCTTTCGGTGCCGCGGCCTACTATCAGGAACGGTCCCGGGAAGCCGCCCACGATAGGATCGAAGCCCTGGCCAACCAGGACAGCCTGACCGGCATCTCGAACCGCCGCCATTTCTTGCAGCGCTTCGAGCGGGATCGCCAAGCCTTGTGCCTCCTGGGCGGGCAGTATTCCCTGGTTCTCATCGATATCGACAATTTCAAGTCGGTCAATGACACCCACGGGCATGCCGTGGGGGACCAGGTCATTATTGCTGTCACCCGACGCATTCTCTCGGCCGTTCGGTCTCAGGATCTGGTAGCCCGGTTGGGTGGAGAGGAGTTCTGCGTCCTGTTCTACGACTGCGGGGGCAGCGATGCCTGGCGCCGTGCCGAGGAGCTCCGTCGGGTTGTCGGTGCTGAGCCGGTGGCGGTGGACAGCCAGAGTGTGATGGTGACGATCAGTGCGGGGGTCGCCGATGGGGATCCTCGGTCCCAGGGGTTCAACGAGATGTTCGCAGATGCGGACAGGCGCCTGTATGCCG
It contains:
- a CDS encoding chaperone NapD, producing MPNDALHIASFLVHVQPEECKTVAQWLAAQPDSEIRAEDPSGKLVVVMESEREGRILDLIDAVQTRPGVLGAALVYHQMLEPGTADEPADSVEQQAPAEGMPT
- a CDS encoding NapC/NirT family cytochrome c encodes the protein MKRWLASYWRILSRPSMHFSLGFLTLGGFIAGVFFWGGFNTAVEATNTQQFCISCHEMERNPYREMQGTIHDVNRSGVGAQCADCHVPHGWTHKMARKMEASKEVWGWIFGTIRTEEQFEDKRRELAEREWTRLEANDSLECRNCHDFDSMDFTMQSSRAARAHSTTLAEGEATCITCHKGIAHELPDMSDYHGTATRLPDIESWVAHLERDAPAHGHSSN
- a CDS encoding GGDEF domain-containing protein — encoded protein: MKTPQWLSWRGASDTDAGSGADSRRFWLANCFLIIVALTSLVYTVVNFFLFEAILLAAVELAFFVIVVLALADMRVNRNIERSAWVTVLSCGGLSAFFYWYVKADVSAAVWTVFFAIINFFLLGTRKGLPVYLVFFAVILSMTVAYREDWAALASGAALTNILGGMMAFGAAAYYQERSREAAHDRIEALANQDSLTGISNRRHFLQRFERDRQALCLLGGQYSLVLIDIDNFKSVNDTHGHAVGDQVIIAVTRRILSAVRSQDLVARLGGEEFCVLFYDCGGSDAWRRAEELRRVVGAEPVAVDSQSVMVTISAGVADGDPRSQGFNEMFADADRRLYAAKARGRDRVVGQLSP
- a CDS encoding enoyl-CoA hydratase-related protein, whose product is MATRITTSRREDGITLVRISCPERRNILDEASYIQLMDALASAEADDGVKVLIITGSENCFTAGNDLANYKALAEATEVPAITFLRRLHAFPKPAIAAAEGLALGIGSSILLHCDFAYAGNSTKFYLPFINFALTPLGATTHLLPKLAGNKLASEMLMLGKSLSASRACDLGLLTDTTPDGKALEQAIDCATRLVAKPSDTLLATKALLRESEAEAVGHAFDREERQLLERCRSAEAQSAIDAFFAKKASH
- a CDS encoding periplasmic nitrate reductase, NapE protein; its protein translation is MEDPDTLAPEERKKKELKLFLFIAILLFPILAIALVGSFGFSVWIYQTFTGPPGPPG
- the napA gene encoding nitrate reductase catalytic subunit NapA, which codes for MKLTRREFAKANAAAVAAATAGMVLPAGASNLITNAELTQLNWNKAPCRFCGVGCSVMVGTQNNRIVATHGDAQSEVNRGLNCVKGYFLSKILYGQDRLQQPMLRKRNGVYDKRGDFEPVSWDEALDLMADKFKSAIREHGPDSVAMFGSGQWTIWEGYAASKLFKAGLRTNNIDPNARHCMASAVFAFMRTFGSDEPMGVYDDIEHANAFVLWGSNMAEMHPILWTRVTDRRLSFPDTRVAVLSTFEHRSFDLADIPMVMKPNADVVILNYIANHIIQTDRVDRDFVDSHTNFVRAVDDIGYGLRDEHPLQQAAANADDPNRWTEMSFDEFADHVSDFTLERAARESGVSESRLEQMAELYADPDIKVMTFWTMGVNQHTRGVWVNNLIYNLHLLTGKISEPGNSPFSLTGQPSACGTAREVGTFAHRLPADRVVTNPEHRAFAEEVWKLPEGTIPSKVGFHAVEQSRKLKDGEIKVYWTQVCNNMQAGPNTQQEILPGWRNPEAFVIVSDIYPTASAQAADLILPAASWVEKEGAFGNSERRTQFFHQLVDAPGEARSDLWQLVEFSKRIRVDEVWPSEQLEKAPELRDKTLFDLLYANGQVDRYPLSDMEEGYANREAEAFGFYIQKGLFEEYARFGRGKGKDLDDFDNYHQNRGKRWPVVDGEETLWRYREGLDPYVEEGRGVQFYAKPDDRALIFAVPDEPPPESPDDEFPYWLSTGRVLEHWHTGSMTRRVPELHRAVPAALLYMHPEDARAEGMRRGSEVKVISRRGEVRLRVETRGRVTPPQGLVYVPFFDANRLINNVVLDATDPISKQTDFKKCAVRLELISLA
- a CDS encoding flavin monoamine oxidase family protein yields the protein MQRNEAERSADVIVVGAGLAGLSAVRELEAAGLSCQVAEAQGRAGGRVRSSTGENGYPIEEGAQFLNQDMTGLVELVHEAGMELMVSSEGATAGLGASGVIGTDDWLGAMDEAWPDLVSYAGYQSGRPDRSVAELIQEITSDAKGAALMKSSLCELLCHELSDISAQGVLEIYARYDSQREDGECQVTGPLATVVARLVDGLLRVPHYHTAAMAVSRVAGPGGDAFDVATSHGAYRAGAVILAVPPVAAREIELPPPLADEVCAALESYIPGAMIKTTFVYRDAYWRQPADWHGGQPIREVVCIDPMGVTLTDTSRVGEDEARLTMFTGGGRAPDLAQLAQAERQSDAIDLLGQAFDDGKARQPIEMTDTVWVQHPWCGGGYNAHIRFGGMPDAAARLRGVEGRVLFACSEIAERFPSYMEGALDAGRSCAARLLRLLR
- the napF gene encoding ferredoxin-type protein NapF, with translation MTKTNNNRRRQFFRSLGGHGPIQRPPWTGDDFTERCVRCAACIDACPEQVLFHGGGGYPEIRFKHEGCTLCRACVDACDEPVFDIRRNAFPWRARIEAHCLALADIHCQSCQDACEWHAIAFPPQLGRPPKPRLNLEACTGCGACQAQCPNHAITMTSEEMAHAE
- a CDS encoding nitrate reductase cytochrome c-type subunit — its product is MKWLTLLSLALALVVAGLVIAEEHRDDSAPDGLRPGGTLSQSLPAPPLAGEPRDAGREVLNYPEQPPVIPHGIRDYQVDARANRCLTCHSRSEAVQAGAPMVSISHFRDRHQQVLAAVSPDRYFCTQCHVPQTDASPIVPNTFLTVDEVLGDMLRERRDGGGQ
- a CDS encoding universal stress protein; amino-acid sequence: MQVLHVAVDESRRSLQGIHLGELLHRQWGGTMALVSVVASSDQVDKRRAALHDALDRQELGAYRESLEIVTGDAADVLAGLASDPGEGLLCMTSHGRRPASELLLGSVAAETVRRAGALVVLGGPRFDPGRHGRIDTLMVCVDGSRPAESVLEPAVNLARRLDARLQLLHVVEVETDAASVLPGGTGHGDIMESGYVQSLARRIREADGFEVEWEVLHGDSPAEAIHRYLTPCTNAMVVMTTHGRSGFSQVATGSVSREILHKAHCPVGIMRPVKGG